In a single window of the Candidatus Eisenbacteria bacterium genome:
- a CDS encoding radical SAM protein, which translates to MEGEPPSSSTFSRRPRSSCGKGRRDVGEGPPVSFRALDTVWIQVTGTLCNIACRHCFVSAGPRSASLPVMSRGQVEAALEEAVELGARDAYYTGGEPFLHPEIRALVDLALERMPLTVLTNALLIDEDTAGWIGDRFERSRYSFDIRVSLDGATAELNDRVRGHGVYERVVEALRRLARAGVTPVVTVVEHEDSLKAAAARAEFAEFLRGLGFQRPRIKFLPLLRIGREERRTRGYLEQERLGPEPVAPEIEESLICSTSRTVTARGVWTCPILVEVPDARLGDSLRQAGREINLNWRACHTCVAEGLRCAT; encoded by the coding sequence ATCGAAGGGGAGCCGCCATCAAGCTCGACCTTCTCCCGGCGTCCCCGGTCCTCATGCGGGAAGGGAAGGCGTGACGTGGGCGAAGGGCCGCCGGTCTCCTTCCGGGCGCTGGACACCGTTTGGATCCAGGTCACGGGGACGCTCTGCAACATCGCCTGCCGGCACTGTTTTGTGAGCGCCGGTCCGAGGAGCGCCTCGCTCCCCGTGATGTCGCGGGGGCAGGTCGAAGCCGCCCTCGAAGAGGCTGTCGAGCTGGGGGCGCGCGACGCGTACTACACCGGGGGCGAGCCTTTCCTGCATCCCGAAATCCGGGCCCTCGTGGACCTGGCGCTCGAGCGGATGCCGCTCACGGTGCTCACGAACGCGCTTCTGATCGACGAGGACACAGCGGGTTGGATCGGTGACCGGTTCGAGAGAAGTCGCTACTCGTTCGACATCCGGGTGAGCCTCGACGGGGCGACCGCGGAATTGAACGACCGCGTGCGCGGCCATGGCGTCTACGAGCGTGTCGTGGAGGCCCTGCGCCGCCTCGCGCGCGCCGGGGTCACGCCGGTGGTGACGGTCGTGGAGCATGAGGACTCCCTGAAGGCGGCCGCGGCGCGGGCGGAGTTCGCCGAGTTCCTGCGTGGTCTGGGGTTTCAGCGTCCTCGGATCAAATTCCTGCCGCTCCTTCGCATCGGACGAGAGGAACGACGCACGCGTGGATACCTGGAGCAAGAGCGGCTGGGCCCGGAGCCGGTCGCGCCCGAAATCGAAGAATCGCTGATCTGCTCGACAAGCCGCACCGTGACGGCGCGCGGCGTTTGGACCTGCCCGATCCTGGTCGAGGTTCCGGACGCGCGCCTGGGGGATTCCCTGCGGCAGGCCGGACGAGAGATCAACCTGAATTGGCGCGCCTGCCACACCTGCGTGGCGGAGGGGCTGCGCTGCGCGACCTAG
- a CDS encoding DUF2905 domain-containing protein, whose protein sequence is MTVEWQGFGKLLILFGVALAILGVFLAWGPKIPWIGRLPGDLSFGGEHWRVYIPLGTSLLLSLLLTGLFWLFKRN, encoded by the coding sequence ATGACCGTGGAATGGCAGGGATTTGGCAAATTATTGATATTGTTCGGCGTGGCGCTGGCAATCCTGGGGGTGTTTCTTGCCTGGGGACCTAAGATCCCGTGGATCGGGCGCTTGCCCGGGGATCTGAGCTTCGGGGGCGAGCACTGGCGCGTGTACATCCCGCTCGGAACCTCGCTCCTCCTGAGCCTTCTTCTGACCGGCCTGTTCTGGTTGTTCAAACGTAACTAG
- a CDS encoding TIGR00266 family protein — MPKMHEVDYKVLGDDLQFVEIVLDPGEAVVAEAGAMMYLEDGIQMTTIFGDGSQAKGDFIDKLVGAGKRLLTGESLFMTVFQNQALSARKAAFAAPYPGKIQAMHLAELGGELIAQKESFLVAAKGVSIGIAFQKRFGVGLFGGEGFIMERLQGDGWAFVHAGGTLLERELRAGETLRVDTGCLVAIQPSVAYDIQFVGGLKSALFGGEGLFFATLRGPGRIWLQSLPFSRLASRIYAAAPQSGGRRREEGSILGGLGNLLDGDGR; from the coding sequence ATGCCGAAAATGCATGAAGTGGACTATAAGGTCCTGGGCGACGATCTCCAGTTCGTGGAGATCGTTCTCGACCCCGGCGAGGCGGTGGTGGCCGAAGCGGGGGCGATGATGTACCTCGAGGATGGGATCCAGATGACCACAATTTTCGGGGATGGGTCGCAGGCCAAGGGAGATTTCATCGACAAGCTGGTCGGGGCGGGAAAGAGGCTCCTGACGGGCGAGTCGTTGTTCATGACGGTGTTTCAGAATCAGGCGTTGTCGGCCCGCAAGGCGGCGTTCGCCGCGCCCTACCCTGGGAAGATCCAGGCCATGCATCTCGCGGAGCTGGGCGGCGAGCTGATCGCGCAGAAAGAATCCTTCCTGGTCGCGGCCAAGGGCGTGAGCATCGGGATCGCGTTCCAAAAACGCTTCGGCGTCGGGCTCTTCGGCGGCGAGGGCTTCATCATGGAGCGCCTGCAGGGAGACGGCTGGGCCTTCGTCCATGCCGGCGGAACGCTGCTCGAGCGGGAGCTTAGGGCGGGCGAGACCCTGCGGGTCGATACCGGCTGCCTCGTCGCGATCCAGCCCAGCGTCGCTTACGACATCCAGTTCGTCGGCGGGCTGAAGAGCGCGTTGTTCGGAGGCGAAGGACTGTTCTTCGCGACCCTCCGCGGCCCCGGTCGAATCTGGCTGCAGTCCCTGCCGTTCAGCCGGCTTGCCAGCCGAATTTACGCCGCCGCGCCGCAGTCCGGCGGGCGGCGTCGTGAGGAAGGCTCGATTCTGGGCGGACTGGGGAATCTCCTGGACGGGGACGGAAGGTAG
- a CDS encoding insulinase family protein, whose protein sequence is MKVIVWPDHDIPNVAMYTWFRVGSRNERPGITGLSHFFEHMMFNGSQHYPSGEFDRVMEQNGGSNNAFTSEDVTAYQDWFPKDILELVFRLESDRICCLSFDPKMVESERQVVYSERRTSVDNDNASLLDEQVQAAAYVAHPYHNPVIGWPSDIERWTIDDLRDYFKIHYAPNNATMILVGDVAPEEVFRLAEQYFGPIPAQPEPPGVRTQEPPQLGERRVSIRKFGQTPLLELAFHTGAADDPQAEARDLLVDILTSGESSRLYRRLVDQDRLAVDVSGSVSPEGFDPGLIKLSVTVAPDKGPEAAEAALLDELSRLARSGPSAAEVRKAKNTQLAAHWRHMKTINEKAERLGTYEVFRGDYRKLFTAPDRYDRVTRSEIQALARKTLDAKNRTVGMLIPEKSETSQ, encoded by the coding sequence ATGAAGGTGATCGTCTGGCCCGATCACGATATTCCCAACGTCGCGATGTATACCTGGTTTCGCGTGGGGAGCAGAAACGAGCGGCCTGGAATCACCGGTCTGTCGCACTTTTTCGAGCACATGATGTTCAACGGCTCGCAGCACTATCCGTCCGGAGAATTCGACCGCGTGATGGAGCAAAACGGCGGATCGAACAACGCGTTCACGAGCGAGGATGTGACCGCCTATCAGGACTGGTTCCCGAAGGACATCCTCGAGCTCGTCTTCAGGCTGGAATCGGATCGGATCTGCTGCCTCTCGTTCGATCCGAAGATGGTCGAGAGCGAGCGCCAGGTGGTCTACTCGGAGCGGCGGACCTCGGTGGACAACGACAACGCGAGCCTCCTCGACGAGCAGGTCCAGGCTGCCGCGTACGTAGCGCATCCGTACCATAACCCGGTGATCGGTTGGCCGAGCGACATCGAGCGCTGGACCATCGACGACCTGCGCGACTACTTCAAGATCCACTACGCCCCCAACAACGCGACCATGATCCTCGTCGGAGACGTGGCGCCGGAGGAAGTATTCCGGCTGGCGGAACAATACTTCGGGCCGATCCCGGCCCAGCCCGAACCGCCGGGCGTCAGGACGCAGGAGCCTCCGCAACTGGGGGAGCGGCGGGTTTCGATCCGGAAATTCGGCCAGACGCCGCTCCTCGAGCTGGCGTTCCACACCGGAGCGGCCGACGATCCGCAGGCCGAGGCACGCGATCTCCTCGTCGACATTCTCACTTCCGGGGAATCCTCGCGGCTCTACCGCCGCCTCGTGGACCAGGATCGATTGGCTGTCGACGTGAGCGGATCCGTGAGCCCGGAGGGCTTCGATCCGGGGTTGATCAAGCTCTCGGTCACGGTAGCCCCCGACAAAGGGCCCGAGGCCGCGGAGGCCGCGCTCCTGGACGAGCTTTCGAGGCTCGCGCGGTCCGGCCCGTCCGCGGCCGAGGTCCGAAAAGCGAAGAACACGCAGCTCGCCGCCCATTGGCGCCACATGAAGACCATCAATGAGAAGGCGGAGCGGCTGGGGACCTACGAGGTCTTCCGGGGCGATTACCGGAAGCTCTTCACGGCTCCCGACCGGTATGACCGCGTCACGCGCTCGGAGATTCAGGCCCTGGCCCGAAAGACCCTCGACGCGAAGAACCGGACCGTGGGGATGCTGATCCCTGAAAAATCGGAGACCTCACAATGA